A segment of the Capricornis sumatraensis isolate serow.1 chromosome 8, serow.2, whole genome shotgun sequence genome:
ATTCCTGCTTCAACCAGAGGAGCTCTTACAGTCTTACATTTCATGTAAGATTTCACTTGAAAGATAGTTTACTCTTAAAATATCAGAACATCACTGGTCTTTAAAAGGATATACACCAACACatcactgattcactttgctgtatagcaagagactaacacaacactctaaagcaactatatgccaataaaattttttgaaaagtgcaTATAAAAACACAAAGGACCCCAAAGGGCCAAAACGATCTTGACAGTAAGATGGAGGCTTCACGTATTGATTTCAAATATATTACACAGGCACaacaatcaaaacagtatggtactggaataGAAACAGGCAGATAGACCTATGGGCCAGAATAGAGCCCTCAGATAAACTCATACATACTGGCACAATCATCTTCACCAAGGTTCTAAGACTCCACAATGGGAAAGAAGTCTCTTCAACAGTCATACAGAAtgggaagaaaattttaaaaccatatGACCGAAAAAGGACTAAGAAATAACTATAAATCAAGTTTCAAAAAAGGGCTAATAATTCAGTTTAATAATGGACCAAATAACTGAACAGATATCTCcccaaaattaagtaaaaatgatGAAGCGataaatgaaaatgttctcaaCCTCACTAATCATgggagaagtgcaaatcaaaatcacaacagAGATCACATCACACCTAtccagatatatattttttgattcattttttactTAAGTATAGtttaattacaatgttgtgtgaattactgtttttaaaaaattttattcaagtataacTGAATTGTTTTACTGAGGGTATGTTTTATTGATAAAAGTtatgttggttaaaaaaaaaaaaaaagaaccacaacAGTCCAACTCTATGAAGAGTAACCTGAAATTTAAGTCACAGAGGCAATAAGAAAGTGATAAAGTGGTAAAGTAAATGCCTGGATGCTATGATGTAGTTGACCTAAATTGTGAGGATTTCTCAAAGGAGCTCCTTTATCTCACACAGTAGGTGCAAAACTAGAAATTCATTCAATTGATTAAAGCTCCTTTCCCAGCAAGGTAAACCAAGCTTCACAGCTAAAGGACCCCCAACGCTGCCTTGGCCATCCTGTGGAGCATGGTGCCATCTTCTGGCCACTCTCAAATCAGCTGTTAATAATGTGCAATTCTAACATGTTACCTTGGAgtgaaaagaacattttatatTGCTTGACGCCTGGGGCACTTGAGATGTCTTCAAATGTTCTCAAAGAACAGGACATTCTGGTtactttttacaattttattgaaTCTTTTCTTCTCATACCTTAAAAAAACAGCACATGAAAACAGCATCTTATCCCAAAGTTTCAACTCAAATGCTTCATGAAGGCCTTGAGAGCCACTCCACCACCTTATGCCTATGAATTACCACTGTATAAAATTTCATAGCAAGTTCAAGTTTCTACCCACCCCAGGATACAAAGCCAGTAATCAAACCCTTGTTGCCAACTCCCGGGAATCCAGCTCTCTGCCTATCTTGCTTCTCAGCGGctcttcccatctgtttaagacaATGGGATCTCCCTGATGGCTACTCTTTAGGGCGGGTCAAGGCTGAGCCAGAGAGAGCAGCAGTCTGGTTCCACGGTCAACTCCCACTAGCCACCAGGTTGGCCAGGCAGGAAATCATCCCCAGTCTTTCATCTCTACCATTtatctccctctcttcttcaaAACTTCTTGCTTTCATGTAACAATGGATTCAGTGTCCATTAAACTGCCTGAGTGGCAGCTTGAGCCTGACATACTTTCCTGAGCTAAAAAGGAGACAATGACGTACCTCTGTGGTGTTCCTGCCATGAGATCAAGTAACAAACGGAAAAGCAGTACTGAGCAGGGTGGTGCCAGGGAAGCAATgaaagcccctccccacccccaggaaggTTTCTCCAGCGCCAGCTCTAGCAAGTAGAGGCAAACATCCTGGGGTCACAGAGGTATCGTGAAGGGAAACccgtttattttcctcttttgaacTTCCCTGCTGCCCCAGTCTTTGCCTTCTTCTTAGCGGCTCCCTTGGGCTCTGGCTCCTTGCGCTTGGCAGAAGAGAGGGAGCCGGTCACCTTAAAGAAATCATCCAGGCAGCCCTGGGTGCTGCCCTGGCGGCTCTTGCTCAGCCGCCTGACCCCACTGCGGATTCGCTCCTCGGAGAACTGCTTCTCCCCACACATGAACCTGACGAGCTCTTCTTCATTGGGCTCGCTCCACTTGAGCTCCACAGACTCCGGGTCCAACACCTCAGGCTCCAGGAAGAGCTGTTGGGCCTCCTTGTGGAGCCAGTTTTCTGGCACGGAGTACTTGTTGGGGTCCAGCCGCCGCACAATCTCCTCGATGCTCTTGTGCTTCTGGATGAGGTCCACGGCCCGCTTGGGCCCGATGCCCCGGATGCTCTCACAGTAGTCACTGCCCAGCAGGATGCACAGATCCACAAACTGCTCCTGGTTGAGGCCCAGCTCCTGCAGGATCCGGCTCAGGTGGAACTCCTGGATGGGCAGCTTCTTGGCCTCACTGGCAGTCAGGTGCCGCATGAGCACCGGGCTGCCGAACGTCAGGCAATCCATGTCCTCTGTGGCCGCAGCGTAGACTTTGCCGGCCTTCACCAGGGCCGCACAGCTAGCCTCCGCCTCACTGGGCGCATCGAGGTACGGGATGCCCATGAGGCTCAGGAGGTGCTTGCACTCATCGTTGTGTTGTTTGGTGACCTTCACCAGCCGCTTTGTAAACTTTTCCACCTCCGCCTCAGCCCCGGCGGCCTGAGCCTGCTGCAGCTGCTTCTCCGCCTCGGCCCGCCGCTCGCTGCGCTTGGCCAGCTCCCCGGACTTGAGCTGCGGCGGCTTGCCATCGAAGACGTACACAGGCTTGATGCCGTTCTCCATCATGCGGATGGTGCGGTAGAACATGCCCATCAGGTGGCTGGTGGTCTCCCCCTCCTCGTTCTGCAGCACATCCCCCCCTTGGCGAACAGCTATCAGGAACTGATAAATGCTCATGGAGGCATCGATGGCCACCTTGCGGCCAAAGTAGCTCTTAATGTCATTCTCTCGGATGGCACTGGGGGCCACGTCAGCGATCAGTTTGGCCAGTCCTTGAATTCCCATAGCAATACAGGAGGGACAGCTAAAAAAGAAAGGTGGGTAAGACAAGGAGGTACTTAAAGGATGCAGGAGGGTTACCAGGGGCACTATGTCATCAACGTCATGCCTTCAGCTAAACAAATTTAGCACAACAAATACCAAGGCATCAAGAAATGACAGCAAGAAAGTCTATTCAATTAACACTAGTCTACTCAGTTGATACTAAGGATTCCTGAGTATCAAGAACTAAACCACATGCTGAAAGGATAAGATAAGATGTTCAAGTCCTTGAGGGACTTAGAAGTTTTGTGGCTAAGGCAGCAACAGGGCTAGCATGCAAAAAGGGCTACAGCAAGGCCAGAGGAGGCGGCCAGGGCCAGCCTGAGGAGTCCAAGGACCATGATGGCAGAAATGCCTCCTGAATGACATGCAAATCCCGGTTACACAAAGGTGAGACAAGACAGATAAAAAGGCAACCAAATGTCTAAAGTGGTAAACAAACTTAGGAGTATCTGTCTTCTTGCCAACTCATGAACAACATATTCATTCCTCCATTGGATCTTTATTCCCAACTCACTCCTCCAGTTCACCTCCTCTCAGCAGCTCTGAGGGTTAGTTCTGTGTCAATTTGTCAAGGCCACAATATCCAATTATTTAATCAAACATTAATGCaggtgttgctgtgaaggtattttgtgGATGTGGTTAACATCTATATCAGTTGACTTTAAGAAAAGGAGACTTCATTCCACATTGAGACAAAGTGAAAACGTTAGTCACGCTgtcgtgcccgattctttgcaacaccagactcctgtgtctacggaattctccaggcaagaggggatcttcctgaccaagggatcaagcctggggctcccgcattgcaggcagattctttatcatctgagccagcagTGAAGCCCACAACGTGGGAGGGCCTCATCAAATCAGCTGAAAGGCTGTAAGCACAAAAATGAGTTTCACAAAGAAATCCTGCCCCAAGACCAGTCATCAACTCCTACCTGAGTCTCCAGCCTGCAGACCTGACCTACAATTTTCAACTTTCCAACACCTACAATCACCTGAACCAATTCATTAAGGTCAGTCTTCCCATATATCCATATTCTAGATCCTgtctgttctgtttctctgggcaACATAGCAGCTTTGAAGAACTGGCAGGAATAACATCTGTGTGAAAGTAATGTGGTTTTCACAACACTTCTCTAATCTCTCTTCAGCATCTGCTCAGCACTTCAAAGAGTTTCTACTTCCGTCATGCTGTTTTAAGTCTTTCCCTTTGTATTTTCTCTCCACCACTAAGTCTGAAATGTGAACTCCGCAGCTCCTTTTCCACCCCGAGTCCTGATCCAGAGATGCTACAGTCACTTAGCCCAGTACCACAGTTCTGTGGTTCAGATTCCTTAACAAAATATCTCCTAGGACAGTTATTTTCCAAACTTCAGTCAGGCTTAAAACACCCTCACATTTCTGTGCAACTTCCCATGAAAACCTATACTTTCattcacttaaaattttcttcatatgGACACCATTTTCTAAAAACTAAATTGGAAAACAGAATTCATCTTAAGTAATAATACCTGTGCTTTATCAGTTATATTTTACTACATGTTAAATGCATGAATATTCAAAAGGatttggggaacttccctggaagtccaatCGTTAAGATtttgtgctcccagtgcagaaggcacaggtttgatttctggttggggaactaaaatcccacatgtccCACAGccgccaaaaaatattttttaaaaaaggattttggGGGTGCCTCTTAAAGTCATCATGTATCCACTAGTGGTGTGTCCAACACGCTAACTTACCTTTACAGTCTGGGAACCTAAGACAAAGGCTGGGATAAGACTGCCCTGTCTCACTCTGCTCAGCTGTACCCTCCTCCCACCATTCTGCATCCCTTTTCTTCAAGGTCATCTCGTCTTAGTTCCTCTGTGAATGGCAGTGGCCTTGAATCTAGGCACCATTATTTACCACTTGGGTAACAGTGATCACTAGGTCACTTAGTGTGTGACATTACTATGCCATTTAGGATTGGTTTTCTCATCTACTAAGTAAGATAATAACCATGCCTACCTTGCAGAATTACTGCCAGGGTTAACTGAGATATCAAACGAAAACCTCTGACAAACATTAGGTGTTCATAAACGTTTCCCCAGTAGAACCCACTCGAACCTTTGGTTCGTGCCTCAAGCTACCGGCTTTGCTAGAAAGAGGGCAGAATGCCTCATTAGCTGGACATCCTCCCACTGCGTCCGTCAAAGACAGGGAGGAAAGGGATATGAACAAGTGCAGGTCAAAAAAGTATCTCCTCCAGGAGCTCAGTCACAATGCACAACGACCTCATGAGGTGGGAGTTACCTCTTTCTAAAATGAAGAAAGAGGCTCAGAGATTAAGGGACTGGGCCCGGACTCACAGCTGGAAAGTGGCGGGCCCGTCTGAATCCCGCGCTCGCTCCGCCCCGCGCGCGGCAGCCGCCCGCCTTTCCCAACAGCCGGCGCAAAACGGGCCCGATG
Coding sequences within it:
- the FEN1 gene encoding flap endonuclease 1; this translates as MGIQGLAKLIADVAPSAIRENDIKSYFGRKVAIDASMSIYQFLIAVRQGGDVLQNEEGETTSHLMGMFYRTIRMMENGIKPVYVFDGKPPQLKSGELAKRSERRAEAEKQLQQAQAAGAEAEVEKFTKRLVKVTKQHNDECKHLLSLMGIPYLDAPSEAEASCAALVKAGKVYAAATEDMDCLTFGSPVLMRHLTASEAKKLPIQEFHLSRILQELGLNQEQFVDLCILLGSDYCESIRGIGPKRAVDLIQKHKSIEEIVRRLDPNKYSVPENWLHKEAQQLFLEPEVLDPESVELKWSEPNEEELVRFMCGEKQFSEERIRSGVRRLSKSRQGSTQGCLDDFFKVTGSLSSAKRKEPEPKGAAKKKAKTGAAGKFKRGK